A window of Actinomycetota bacterium genomic DNA:
GGCCGCCCCGGCGGCCGAGGACCAGCCGGCATCTTCCGCAGTAACGGGTCCCGATGTGGACGTGCAGATGCTTCGGCGGTCGTGGCAGGCGGTGCTGGAGCGGGGGGGGCCGGTGTTGCGGGGGCTGCTCGAGACCGCGACCCCGGTGGCCTACGACGGGACGACGCTGGAGCTGGCGTTCCCGCCGAACCGGAAGTTCGCTGCCACGCGCGTGGCCGAACGGGAGCAGGAGCGGCTTCGGCGCACGCTCCAGGAGGTGCTCGGGATCTCTCCGAAGGTCAAGTGCCTGGTCCGCGAGCCGGCGGCCGGGCCGCCCGTGGCGGACGAGGACCCGCCGCTGTCCGAGGAGGCCGCGCTGGCCAGGCTCCAGTCGGAGCTTGACGCGACCATCTCCGCGGAGCCCGAGTAGCGGGCGCCCATCGACATGTACGAGGGGCCGATCCAGGAGCTGATCGACGAGCTGGCCAGGCTTCCCGGCGTCGGGCCCAAGTCCGCCCAGCGCCTCGCCTTCCATCTGGTGAAGGCTCCGTCCGACGAGGCCCGTCGCCTGGCCGACGCCATCGTCCAGGCCAAGGAGCGCATGCGGTTCTGCCGGGAGTGCGGCAACCTGGCCGAGCAGGAGCTGTGCCGGTACTGCCGCGACCCCGGGCGTGACCCCACCCTCATCTGCGTGGTGGAGGAGCCCAAGGACGTGGTGGCCATCGAGAAGGCCGGCGTGATCAAGGGCCGGTACCACATCCTGGGAGGTGCCATCTCGCCGCTCGACGGCGTGGGACCG
This region includes:
- the recR gene encoding recombination mediator RecR encodes the protein MYEGPIQELIDELARLPGVGPKSAQRLAFHLVKAPSDEARRLADAIVQAKERMRFCRECGNLAEQELCRYCRDPGRDPTLICVVEEPKDVVAIEKAGVIKGRYHILGGAISPLDGVGPDDLRVNELLERVERDGVVEVILATNPNLEGNATAMYVAALLKPIGIRVTRLASGLPVGGDLEYADEITLGQALEGRREM